Proteins from a single region of Candidatus Hinthialibacter antarcticus:
- a CDS encoding DNRLRE domain-containing protein has protein sequence MRLVLIAAIISLFVTYANFTAQSQQMVITPSDDSWIAGLGSTELKGNNARLGICPVAQYWIYLKFDLSEISGVIADAELRLTRIDGSRPEEISLYFIPDDNWSEATINGPNRPAPQTVNSSDAITIGIEKPAYDTWHSPNLAAAVQTEANGDGVITLMLREDPGNTLDVRHFFSKEGASNQDQTPRLVVTLAPDAGDEEMLADDWSMSDIANGVKPSFDFGPDGAIHIMGMTEETNGVVWHAHADSINGPWNPVTVAEGYFYGPGDIRVAPNGDAHIAWHDHDLQNPSHVIVAPDGGLQTPPIDTPSSHDGWDNSLAIDAEGGVHQASVFPSQFGAVECLQYGFFDGDNWTYERNIPNSGRFMYGLNTSIAVDSMGRPHIAYCESTGWTTDGDLKYAVKIDEGWQISTVVTGGARGRFPTLALDHWDRPHIAWLDLDDADKTKATVRYGVLNSDQWEIEDVDRLEYVMLGFGDARKSTSLALDKDSRPHIAYSDKQAVRYATKPFSEWQRTTVLESPEDRYQSLVVMRLDADQAPAIVFWEPAQDSAGLVRMARMNAPASGVIEWSIYK, from the coding sequence TGGACTCGGCAGCACCGAGTTAAAAGGCAACAACGCCCGGCTGGGAATCTGCCCGGTGGCGCAGTATTGGATCTACCTTAAATTTGACCTGTCAGAAATTTCCGGCGTCATCGCAGACGCGGAACTACGCCTTACCCGTATCGACGGTTCGCGTCCCGAAGAGATTTCGCTCTACTTCATCCCAGATGATAATTGGAGCGAAGCAACAATAAACGGACCAAACCGCCCTGCGCCGCAGACGGTGAATTCATCAGACGCCATCACCATCGGCATCGAAAAACCCGCCTACGACACTTGGCACTCGCCTAACTTAGCGGCAGCAGTGCAGACCGAAGCCAACGGCGACGGCGTCATCACGCTGATGCTGCGCGAAGACCCCGGCAACACGTTGGACGTGCGCCACTTCTTTAGCAAAGAAGGCGCGAGCAACCAAGATCAAACGCCGCGCCTTGTCGTTACGCTGGCGCCGGACGCAGGCGATGAAGAAATGCTGGCTGACGATTGGTCGATGTCCGACATCGCAAACGGCGTCAAACCGTCGTTCGATTTTGGCCCCGACGGCGCCATCCACATCATGGGCATGACCGAAGAAACCAACGGCGTCGTCTGGCACGCCCACGCCGATTCGATTAACGGCCCTTGGAACCCGGTCACCGTCGCAGAGGGTTACTTCTACGGCCCGGGTGATATCCGCGTTGCGCCCAACGGCGACGCTCACATCGCCTGGCACGACCATGACCTGCAAAACCCTTCGCACGTCATCGTCGCTCCCGACGGTGGACTGCAGACGCCGCCGATTGATACGCCCAGCAGCCATGACGGCTGGGACAATTCGCTCGCCATCGACGCCGAAGGCGGCGTCCATCAGGCGTCGGTGTTCCCCTCGCAATTCGGCGCGGTCGAGTGTCTGCAATACGGATTCTTCGACGGCGACAACTGGACTTACGAACGCAATATCCCCAACAGCGGACGCTTCATGTATGGACTCAATACTTCCATTGCCGTTGATAGCATGGGGCGTCCCCACATCGCCTATTGCGAATCGACCGGATGGACCACCGACGGCGACTTGAAGTACGCCGTCAAAATTGATGAGGGCTGGCAAATTTCCACTGTCGTCACTGGCGGAGCAAGAGGGCGCTTTCCCACTCTGGCGCTCGACCATTGGGACCGCCCCCATATTGCTTGGCTCGACCTCGACGACGCCGACAAGACCAAAGCCACCGTGCGCTATGGCGTGTTGAATAGCGACCAGTGGGAAATCGAAGACGTTGATCGCCTCGAATACGTCATGCTCGGCTTCGGCGATGCGCGCAAATCGACTTCGCTAGCGCTCGATAAAGACTCCCGCCCGCATATCGCTTATTCTGACAAGCAAGCCGTGCGTTATGCAACCAAGCCGTTTTCGGAATGGCAGCGCACAACGGTTTTGGAAAGCCCTGAAGACCGTTATCAAAGTTTGGTGGTCATGCGGCTCGACGCCGACCAAGCGCCGGCGATTGTCTTTTGGGAACCCGCCCAAGATTCGGCGGGCCTGGTTCGCATGGCGCGAATGAACGCCCCTGCGTCCGGCGTGATCGAATGG